One Equus quagga isolate Etosha38 chromosome 5, UCLA_HA_Equagga_1.0, whole genome shotgun sequence genomic window carries:
- the RER1 gene encoding protein RER1, protein MSEGDSIGDSVHGKPSVVYRFFTRLGQIYQSWLDRSTPYTAVRWAATLGLSFVYMVRVYLLQGWYIVTYALGIYHLNLFIAFLSPKVDPSLMEDSDDGPSLPTKQNEEFRPFIRRLPEFKFWHAATKGILVAMVCTFFEAFNVPVFWPILVMYFIMLFCITMKRQIKHMIKYRYIPFTHGKRTYKGKEDVGKTFSS, encoded by the exons ATGTCTGAAGGGGACAGTATTGGAGATTCCGTCCATGGGAAACCTTCTGtggtgtacagatttttcacaaGACTTGGACAG ATCTATCAGTCCTGGCTCGACAGGTCTACGCCTTACACGGCTGTGCGCTGGGCGGCGACGCTGGGCCTGAGCTTCGTCTACATGGTCCGAGTCTACCTGCTGCAG ggCTGGTACATCGTGACCTACGCCTTGGGGATCTACCACCTAAACCTTTTCATAGCTTTCCTTTCTCCGAAAGTGGATCCTTCCTTGATGGAAGATTCAG ATGACGGCCCCTCGTTACCAACCAAACAGAACGAGGAGTTTCGGCCCTTCATTCGCAGGCTCCCAGAGTTTAAATTTTG gCACGCAGCGACCAAGGGCATCCTTGTGGCCATGGTCTGTACCTTCTTTGAGGCTTTCAACGTCCCAGTGTTCTGGCCCATCCTGGTGATGTACTTCATCATGCTTTTCTGTATCACAATGAAGAGGCAAATAAAG CACATGATCAAGTACCGGTACATCCCGTTCACGCACGGCAAGAGGACGTACAAGGGGAAGGAGGACGTGGGCAAGACCTTCTCGAGTTAG